Part of the Paeniglutamicibacter sulfureus genome, TTTCGCATTTGTTGCGGCCGTTGGCTTCACCGGGGTGGCCGAAGTCGCCGGGGCTTGTTTGCCCGGAGCCGCAGGGGTGCCGTCGGCTATGGTTTCGGGAACTTCATCGAATTCATCGACTGGTCCAGGCTTCGTGACAGCCTTCTTCGCTTCATCCTTGGTCGTTTGCTGCGCGTCCAGCTCGGCCTGGCGCGCGCGCCGCAATGAAGCACGGGTCGGGAACTCTTGGTTGAAGTCCGCTTTCGGCATGTGCTTCGTCCTCTCCTGAAGGTTCGTGGTCTTCGTGAGCGAATGACCTCAACGAGTCCCGCCCAGGAGGTCGGGCACACAGGATTGCGGCTTCGCACTTTATCCATCCTATCGGGCACCCCATGTGAACCGCCGGATTTGAGCCGGATTGATCACAACCGGCCCCGAAGTAGGAAATGCCCGATGTCGTCGTTAGCCTTGAACGAGGGCTCTTGGTTTCTCCCATCGGGGCCGAACATTGAACGAACAGGAACGCTCTTGGACTTTATTTCCACCGCTTTGGATGCGCTGAGCAACTTCATCCTGTCCGCTGCCGGAAACCCGCTTTCCTATTTGATGATTTTCCTCTTCTGCGCAATCGACGGTTTCTTTCCGCCGGTCCCCAGCGAATCGCTGGTCGTGGCGTTGGCCTCCTTGGTTCCCACCCAGGGAAATCCGAATCCCTGGATCCTGGGTGCGGTGGCCGGGATGGGCGCCTTCGTCGGTGACAACGTGGCATACCTGATCGGGCGGGCCATCGGCACAGACAGGTTTGCCTGGATGCGCCGAAAACGGCTCCAACATGCCTTTGCCTGGGCAGGCTATGAATTGCGGCTCCGCCCGGTGTCGCTGATCCTGGTTGCACGATTCGTTCCCATTGGCCGCGTTGCGGTGAACCTGGTGGCCGGGGCAACCGGATTCCCCCACCGGACCTTCGTCATCCTGACCTGTTTTTCGAGCGTGGGATGGGCAACCTATTCGGTCCTGATCGGGGTTCTGGCCGGACGCTGGTTCGAGGAAAATCATCTGCTGGGAATCGTGGTGGCAGTGGCAGTGGCCATCGGCCTGGGAATCCTCATCGACCGGATCGTTTCACGCGCCAGTGGAAACACTTCGCTGCGGAAGTAGTTGCCTGCACGGCAAATAAAAACCGCGGTTGCACCCATTTCCTGGGGGCAACCGCGGTTTTTTCTCCGAGCCCCCCACCGGAATCGATCCGGTGACCTCGTTCTTACCAAGAACGCGCTCTACCACTGAGCTAGGGGGGCAACGAGAAAATACTCTACCCAATAACCGCCATGAAATGCACATCGAACACCGCCGACATGACCAACGCCACACCCGCCCGCGTGCGCGAATCACCCGGTGCCCTTCGGCATCCGGCCCGGTGTTCAGCCCGTGGGCCGCGGATTCAAGGCCGAACAACGATCCCGCAGCCCGCGCTAGTCGGCGGCCCTCCGTCGCCGTCCGCCCAGGAGGAGTTCAAGGCCGATGGGAATCACCGATAGAAGCACGATGACCAGGAAGATCAGGTCGATGTTTTCACCCACCCATTCATACTGCCCGAGCCAGAAGCCCAGCAGGGTGACACCGACGCCCCATAACAGGGCTCCGAGCAGGTTGTAGAGGACGAAGGTCCTGTAGGTCATGTGGGCGACCCCTGCGGTGACGGGCACGAACGTCCGCACAATGGGGATGAAACGGGCCAGCACCACCGCCCTGCCGCCAAAGCGTTCAAAAAACGCATGCGCCTTTTCGACGTACTCCTGCCGGAAGAAGCGTGAGTCGGGCCTCTTGAAGATCGCGGGGCCGGCCTTGCGCCCAATCAGGTAGCCCGTCTGGTCCCCGACAAACGCTGATACAAATATCAGGGCAGCGAAGAGCGGCAGGTTGACATCCAGCGCCCCGGTGGCGATCAGCAGCCCGGCGGTGAAAAGCATGGAAT contains:
- a CDS encoding DedA family protein, which translates into the protein MDALSNFILSAAGNPLSYLMIFLFCAIDGFFPPVPSESLVVALASLVPTQGNPNPWILGAVAGMGAFVGDNVAYLIGRAIGTDRFAWMRRKRLQHAFAWAGYELRLRPVSLILVARFVPIGRVAVNLVAGATGFPHRTFVILTCFSSVGWATYSVLIGVLAGRWFEENHLLGIVVAVAVAIGLGILIDRIVSRASGNTSLRK
- a CDS encoding VTT domain-containing protein; translated protein: MSPFANLPTTLAAALVRLPTASFLPDWLNPDVFLRDPALGPWIILLICGIVFAETGLLVGFFLPGDSMLFTAGLLIATGALDVNLPLFAALIFVSAFVGDQTGYLIGRKAGPAIFKRPDSRFFRQEYVEKAHAFFERFGGRAVVLARFIPIVRTFVPVTAGVAHMTYRTFVLYNLLGALLWGVGVTLLGFWLGQYEWVGENIDLIFLVIVLLSVIPIGLELLLGGRRRRAAD